In Aliarcobacter faecis, a genomic segment contains:
- a CDS encoding phenol hydroxylase subunit: MYELMPNEKKFVQVIDLKNNGFVEFNFAVGEAIMNVELMLPHKAFIEFCQNNRVSFFTKEQEEELLIDNNHWKYGLN, from the coding sequence ATGTACGAACTTATGCCAAATGAGAAAAAATTTGTACAAGTCATAGATTTAAAGAATAATGGATTTGTAGAGTTTAATTTTGCAGTAGGTGAAGCTATTATGAATGTAGAACTTATGTTACCACACAAAGCTTTTATTGAGTTTTGTCAAAACAATAGAGTATCTTTTTTTACAAAAGAGCAAGAAGAAGAGCTACTAATTGATAATAACCATTGGAAATATGGTTTAAACTAA
- a CDS encoding catechol 2,3-dioxygenase: MSGVMRIGHVDLNVLDINVSRNYYVNIMGMEVTREDSDGTLYLKCWDEWDKYSLVLRPSDEATFNNVAYKVQKDSDIDDLKAKIEAYGVSTEILPAGTVVECGRVLKFIAPSGHEFNLYAEKTFVGKDVGCTNPRPWPFEGKGIKAHWIDHALLMCKGPEKVMEGTKFFQEVLEFSLAEQVCVGPNGSLQAATWLSRTSTPHDLAFVAGHETGMHHFAFFLDGWNDILRAADVMAMHNVKIDVTPQRHGITRGETIYFFDPSGHRLETFAGLGYLMQPDMPTVTWTEDELWRGIFYHTGQENGAFTTAYTLCAYK; this comes from the coding sequence ATGAGTGGAGTTATGAGAATAGGACATGTTGATTTAAATGTATTAGATATTAATGTGTCAAGAAATTATTATGTAAATATTATGGGAATGGAAGTAACTAGAGAAGATAGTGATGGAACACTTTATTTAAAATGTTGGGATGAGTGGGATAAATATAGTTTAGTATTAAGACCTAGTGATGAGGCTACATTTAATAACGTTGCATATAAAGTTCAAAAAGACTCAGATATTGATGATTTAAAAGCAAAAATTGAAGCTTATGGAGTTTCAACTGAAATTTTACCAGCAGGAACTGTTGTAGAGTGTGGAAGAGTATTAAAATTTATTGCTCCAAGTGGTCATGAATTTAATCTCTATGCTGAAAAAACTTTTGTTGGTAAAGATGTAGGTTGTACAAATCCTAGACCTTGGCCATTTGAAGGTAAAGGAATTAAAGCTCACTGGATAGATCATGCTTTATTAATGTGTAAAGGTCCAGAAAAGGTTATGGAGGGAACTAAATTTTTTCAAGAAGTTTTAGAATTTAGCTTAGCAGAGCAAGTTTGTGTTGGTCCAAATGGTTCACTTCAAGCTGCTACTTGGTTATCAAGAACTTCAACTCCTCATGATTTAGCATTTGTTGCTGGTCACGAAACTGGTATGCATCACTTTGCATTCTTTTTAGATGGATGGAATGATATTTTAAGAGCAGCAGATGTTATGGCTATGCATAATGTAAAAATAGATGTAACTCCACAAAGACATGGTATTACAAGAGGAGAGACGATTTATTTCTTTGACCCATCAGGACATAGATTGGAGACATTTGCAGGATTAGGATATTTAATGCAACCTGATATGCCAACTGTAACTTGGACAGAAGATGAATTATGGAGAGGAATTTTCTACCATACAGGTCAAGAAAATGGTGCTTTTACAACAGCTTATACACTTTGTGCATATAAATAG
- a CDS encoding MmoB/DmpM family protein produces the protein MSASIALLCLQATEDGRAIAEAIKEDNEGVIITNKPAMIQIERPERITIKASTVSQALGRDWNPEELQLVLISLGGQVDETDEEFIVYWNN, from the coding sequence ATGTCAGCAAGTATAGCATTATTATGTCTTCAAGCAACAGAAGATGGAAGAGCAATAGCAGAAGCTATAAAAGAAGATAATGAGGGTGTAATAATTACAAATAAACCAGCAATGATTCAAATTGAGCGGCCAGAAAGAATAACTATAAAAGCTTCAACAGTATCTCAAGCTTTAGGAAGAGATTGGAATCCAGAAGAGTTACAGTTAGTATTGATTTCTTTAGGTGGACAAGTTGATGAGACAGATGAAGAGTTTATAGTTTATTGGAATAATTAA
- a CDS encoding sulfite exporter TauE/SafE family protein: MLDIQTIIYFLALGSFVGVIAGLFGIGGGGMIVPILTIIFLNNSVIDEKNVVHLALGTSMAIIIVTSISSIKAQQKKKAIVWDIVKMMVPGIIVGTFLATFIASKLDSFYLSIIFASFMFYSSILMFMGKKPKSENKIFTPKTHIISGGVIGALSSLVSIGGGIMSVPYLLLQNIDIKKAIATSSAIGLPIAISGTIGYMINGWEYSSLDNYTLGFIYLPALVCVAFASYLTAPIGVMLVHKINVDLMKKIFSLLTLALSIKMLISVF; the protein is encoded by the coding sequence ATGTTAGATATACAAACAATAATCTATTTTTTAGCATTAGGCTCATTTGTAGGTGTTATTGCTGGACTTTTTGGAATAGGTGGTGGTGGAATGATAGTTCCTATTTTAACTATCATATTTTTAAATAATAGTGTGATTGATGAGAAAAATGTTGTTCATTTAGCATTAGGAACATCTATGGCTATTATAATAGTTACTTCAATTTCAAGTATAAAAGCCCAGCAAAAGAAAAAAGCAATAGTTTGGGATATTGTAAAAATGATGGTTCCAGGGATTATAGTTGGTACTTTTTTAGCAACTTTTATAGCTTCTAAGTTAGATTCATTTTATCTATCAATAATATTTGCTTCTTTTATGTTTTACTCTTCAATTCTTATGTTTATGGGTAAAAAACCAAAATCAGAAAATAAAATATTTACTCCTAAAACTCATATTATTTCAGGTGGAGTAATAGGGGCTTTATCCTCTTTAGTATCAATTGGTGGAGGGATTATGAGTGTACCTTATTTATTGTTACAAAATATTGATATTAAAAAAGCTATTGCGACATCCTCTGCTATTGGTTTACCAATAGCGATTTCAGGAACAATAGGATATATGATAAATGGTTGGGAATATAGTTCACTAGATAATTATACTTTAGGATTCATATATCTTCCTGCCTTGGTTTGTGTCGCATTTGCTAGTTATTTAACTGCACCAATAGGAGTAATGTTAGTACATAAGATAAATGTAGATTTAATGAAAAAGATATTTTCACTTTTAACTTTGGCATTAAGTATTAAAATGTTGATTTCAGTATTTTAA
- a CDS encoding NADH:ubiquinone reductase (Na(+)-transporting) subunit F, with protein MAYKLEIEPTGDIVEVQEGQTLLDAALRQGVYIPHACNHGLCGTCKVEVLEGEVDYGNASSFALMDSERDDGYCLACTATITENVVIEADIEVDIDARTIPIKDVWGTVIKREMLTPRILGLWIELDADLDFQAGQYINYHIPVFEEPRAFSLANQPSSGRVIELNIGIIPDGEATPWIHKNVKVGDKRKITGPFGRFFVKKSANKPMIFFAGGSGLSSPKSMILDELENGCTLPITLFHGARNKEELYYAELFWDLEKKYPNFRYVPVLSANEDPFWSGEVGFTNDVAKKMYDGKFDGNKAYLCGPPMMTEACIKVLMQGRLFEKDIHTEKFFSKADLYSNSVKSPLFKSI; from the coding sequence ATGGCTTATAAATTAGAGATAGAACCAACAGGGGATATTGTTGAAGTTCAAGAGGGGCAAACTCTTCTTGATGCGGCACTAAGACAAGGGGTTTATATCCCTCATGCTTGTAATCATGGTCTTTGTGGAACTTGTAAAGTTGAGGTTTTAGAAGGTGAAGTTGATTATGGTAATGCTTCATCTTTTGCTTTAATGGATAGTGAAAGAGATGATGGATATTGTTTAGCTTGTACAGCAACTATTACTGAAAATGTAGTTATTGAAGCTGATATAGAAGTAGATATAGATGCAAGAACTATTCCTATAAAAGATGTTTGGGGAACAGTAATAAAAAGAGAGATGCTAACACCTAGAATTTTAGGATTATGGATAGAGCTTGATGCAGATTTGGATTTTCAAGCAGGGCAATACATAAATTATCATATTCCAGTTTTTGAAGAACCAAGAGCTTTCTCTTTAGCAAATCAACCTAGTTCGGGAAGAGTTATTGAATTAAATATTGGAATAATTCCAGATGGTGAGGCAACTCCTTGGATTCATAAAAATGTGAAAGTTGGAGATAAAAGAAAAATTACTGGTCCTTTTGGAAGATTCTTTGTAAAAAAATCTGCAAATAAACCTATGATTTTCTTTGCTGGAGGTTCAGGACTTTCTAGCCCAAAATCTATGATTTTAGATGAATTAGAAAATGGTTGTACTCTTCCAATAACTTTATTTCATGGAGCAAGAAATAAAGAAGAGCTTTATTATGCTGAGCTTTTTTGGGATTTAGAGAAAAAATATCCAAATTTTAGGTATGTTCCTGTTTTATCAGCAAATGAAGATCCCTTTTGGAGTGGTGAAGTTGGCTTTACAAATGATGTTGCTAAAAAGATGTATGATGGAAAATTTGATGGAAATAAAGCATATTTATGTGGACCTCCTATGATGACAGAAGCTTGTATAAAAGTTTTAATGCAAGGAAGATTATTTGAAAAAGATATTCATACAGAAAAGTTCTTCTCAAAAGCAGATTTATACTCAAATAGTGTAAAAAGTCCACTTTTTAAATCTATTTAA
- a CDS encoding YHS domain-containing protein — translation MSVEPRKKRLNKKDAYKYMTRLGWNPTYQKEEDVFPYLEMEGLKIHDWEAWEDPFRMTMDSYWKLQAEKDKKLYSIIDAFAQNNAQKNITDARYVNALKLFLTGVTPLEYKVVQGFSHAARAFKGEGASIACQMQAIDELRHFQTQVHTMSHYNKYFDGFHSFPIMHDRIWYLSVPKSFGDDASTAGPFEYLTAISFSFEFVLTSLLFVPFMSGAAYNGDMATVTFGFSAQSDESRHMTLGLSAIKFMLEQDEANVPIVQKWMDKWLWRGYRMLGLVAMMMDYMLPNSPTSWAEAVELYIEQNCMALYKDLEKYGIVIPMDLVNTIVAEKTHLPHQVWNIFYNHTNAANIHIWMPDENKMNWLSQKYPDTFDKYYRPMFERYIELEKKGERYYSETLPIICQTCQIPLGFTDIEGGNPHVYTHKTSEYNGEIFHTCSNGCKNIFDAQPEKYIQAWLPPHQIFQGNCGGATIPEVLKWYQIEYGVDNMDYVGSPDEAMWNKLKNI, via the coding sequence ATGAGTGTAGAACCTAGAAAAAAAAGATTAAATAAAAAAGATGCATATAAATATATGACGAGACTTGGTTGGAATCCAACTTATCAAAAAGAGGAAGATGTTTTTCCATATTTAGAAATGGAGGGATTAAAAATTCACGATTGGGAAGCTTGGGAAGATCCATTTAGAATGACAATGGACTCTTACTGGAAATTACAAGCTGAAAAAGATAAAAAGCTTTACTCAATTATAGATGCATTTGCTCAAAATAATGCACAAAAGAATATTACAGATGCAAGATATGTAAATGCTTTAAAACTATTTTTGACAGGTGTAACTCCACTTGAATATAAAGTTGTTCAAGGTTTTTCTCATGCTGCAAGAGCTTTTAAAGGAGAAGGTGCTTCTATTGCTTGTCAAATGCAAGCTATTGATGAGTTAAGACATTTCCAAACTCAAGTTCATACTATGAGTCATTATAATAAATATTTTGATGGTTTTCATAGTTTTCCTATTATGCATGATAGAATTTGGTATTTATCTGTTCCTAAATCATTTGGTGATGATGCAAGTACAGCAGGACCTTTTGAGTATTTAACTGCTATTTCATTCTCTTTTGAGTTTGTATTAACAAGTCTATTATTTGTTCCTTTTATGAGTGGAGCTGCTTATAATGGAGATATGGCAACAGTTACATTTGGTTTTTCAGCTCAAAGTGATGAATCAAGACATATGACTTTAGGTCTATCTGCTATTAAATTTATGTTAGAGCAAGATGAGGCAAATGTACCCATTGTTCAAAAATGGATGGATAAGTGGTTATGGAGAGGTTATAGAATGTTAGGTCTTGTAGCTATGATGATGGATTATATGCTACCAAATTCACCAACTTCATGGGCGGAAGCAGTTGAGTTATATATAGAGCAAAACTGTATGGCACTATATAAAGATTTAGAAAAATATGGAATTGTAATTCCTATGGATTTAGTAAATACAATTGTTGCTGAAAAAACACATTTACCTCATCAAGTTTGGAATATTTTTTATAATCATACAAATGCGGCAAATATTCATATTTGGATGCCAGATGAAAATAAAATGAATTGGTTAAGTCAAAAATATCCAGATACTTTTGATAAATATTATAGACCAATGTTTGAAAGATATATTGAATTAGAGAAAAAAGGTGAGAGATATTATTCAGAAACTTTACCTATAATTTGTCAAACTTGTCAAATTCCATTAGGATTTACAGATATTGAAGGTGGCAACCCTCATGTTTATACACATAAGACATCTGAATATAACGGTGAGATTTTCCATACTTGTTCTAATGGTTGTAAAAATATATTTGATGCACAACCTGAGAAATATATTCAAGCTTGGTTACCTCCTCATCAGATTTTCCAAGGAAATTGTGGTGGTGCTACAATTCCAGAAGTTTTAAAATGGTATCAAATAGAGTATGGTGTTGATAATATGGATTATGTAGGTTCACCTGATGAAGCGATGTGGAATAAATTAAAAAATATATAA
- a CDS encoding 2-hydroxymuconic semialdehyde dehydrogenase has translation MKKVQHYINGKFMDSQCGEFFDNFNPATAELISKVALGREAEVNAAVAAAKAALTGEWGQMKLNDRVALMYEVANEINRRFDDFLEAECLDTGKPYSIARHIDIPRGGANFKVFADTMKSYADEAYRADTPDGKTMLNYSMRKPKGVIAVISPWNLPLLLMTWKVGPAMACGNSVVVKPSQVTPTTTSLLGEVMSKVGVPAGAYNVVQGKGSITGNLLTAHKDIDAITFTGETVTGEMIMKACSVGVKDVSLELGGKNPAIIFADCDMQKAVHETTRSCFANSGQVCLGTERVYVQREIFDEFVSKLKESASKLKLGVQHDESVDMGPLVSASHRDKVLEYYEIAKKEGANIVLGGGVPKMEGSLANGFWIEPTIWTGLPESATVVQQEVFGPCCHVTPFDTEDEVIRMANDTKYGLASTIFTENLDKAHRVASQIDSGIVWINSWFLRDLRTPFGGMKASGIGREGGHHSLEFYTELKNICIKM, from the coding sequence ATGAAAAAAGTACAACACTATATTAATGGAAAATTTATGGATTCACAATGTGGTGAATTTTTTGATAACTTTAACCCAGCAACAGCAGAACTAATCTCTAAAGTAGCTCTTGGAAGAGAAGCTGAAGTAAATGCAGCAGTTGCTGCTGCAAAAGCAGCACTTACAGGGGAATGGGGACAGATGAAATTAAACGATAGAGTTGCTTTAATGTATGAAGTTGCAAATGAGATAAATAGAAGATTTGATGATTTTTTAGAAGCAGAGTGTTTAGATACAGGAAAACCATACTCAATTGCTAGACATATTGATATTCCAAGGGGTGGAGCAAACTTCAAAGTATTTGCTGATACTATGAAATCTTATGCAGACGAGGCATATAGAGCTGATACTCCTGATGGAAAAACAATGCTAAATTATAGTATGAGAAAACCAAAAGGGGTAATTGCTGTTATCTCTCCTTGGAATTTACCACTACTGCTTATGACTTGGAAAGTAGGTCCTGCTATGGCTTGTGGAAACTCTGTTGTAGTTAAACCTTCACAAGTTACACCAACAACAACTTCACTTTTAGGAGAAGTTATGAGTAAAGTTGGAGTTCCTGCAGGTGCTTATAACGTTGTTCAAGGAAAAGGAAGTATCACAGGAAATCTTCTAACAGCTCATAAAGATATAGATGCTATTACATTTACAGGTGAAACTGTTACAGGTGAGATGATTATGAAAGCTTGTTCTGTTGGAGTAAAAGATGTATCTTTAGAACTAGGTGGAAAAAATCCAGCAATTATTTTTGCTGATTGTGATATGCAAAAAGCAGTACATGAAACAACAAGATCTTGTTTTGCAAACTCTGGACAGGTGTGTTTGGGAACTGAAAGAGTTTATGTTCAAAGAGAGATTTTTGATGAGTTTGTTTCAAAACTAAAAGAATCAGCTTCAAAATTAAAACTTGGAGTTCAACATGATGAGAGTGTTGATATGGGTCCACTTGTAAGTGCTTCTCATAGAGATAAAGTTTTAGAGTACTATGAGATTGCTAAAAAAGAGGGTGCAAATATAGTTTTAGGTGGAGGAGTTCCTAAAATGGAAGGTTCTTTAGCAAATGGATTTTGGATTGAACCAACAATTTGGACAGGATTACCAGAGAGTGCAACAGTAGTTCAACAAGAGGTATTTGGACCTTGTTGTCATGTTACTCCTTTTGATACAGAAGATGAAGTTATACGAATGGCAAATGATACAAAATATGGATTGGCTTCTACAATATTTACTGAAAATTTAGATAAAGCTCATAGAGTTGCTTCACAAATTGATTCAGGAATTGTATGGATTAACTCTTGGTTCTTAAGAGATTTAAGAACACCATTTGGTGGAATGAAAGCCTCAGGTATAGGAAGAGAAGGTGGACATCACTCATTAGAGTTCTATACAGAGCTAAAAAATATTTGTATTAAAATGTAA
- the dmpE gene encoding 2-oxopent-4-enoate hydratase codes for MEKAKIEKYGNELYEALKNQKTIEPITSRELDCTIEDAYAIQHHFLARRLADDKSKIIGKKIGVTSKVVMDMLGVHQPDFGYLLSDMIYNDGDVIDVTNSMIQPKAEGEIAFVLKEDLMGPGVTTADVLRATKFVMPCFEIVDSRIKDWKIKIQDTVADNASCGYIVFGGQFANPRDIDLMTCGITLERNGELLHTGAGAAALGSPVNAVAWLANTLGEFGVGLKAGEVILSGALCAMVTIQAGDNMTINIGGIGSASCRFV; via the coding sequence ATGGAAAAAGCAAAAATTGAGAAATATGGAAATGAGTTATATGAAGCACTGAAAAATCAAAAAACAATTGAGCCTATTACTTCAAGAGAGCTAGATTGTACTATTGAAGATGCTTATGCTATTCAACACCATTTTTTAGCAAGAAGATTAGCTGATGATAAATCAAAGATTATTGGTAAAAAAATAGGGGTTACATCAAAAGTTGTAATGGATATGTTGGGTGTTCATCAGCCAGATTTTGGATATTTACTATCAGATATGATTTATAATGATGGCGATGTAATAGATGTAACAAATAGTATGATTCAACCAAAAGCAGAGGGTGAAATAGCCTTTGTTTTAAAAGAAGATTTAATGGGACCAGGTGTTACAACAGCTGATGTTTTAAGAGCTACAAAGTTTGTAATGCCTTGTTTTGAAATAGTTGATTCAAGAATTAAAGATTGGAAAATAAAAATTCAAGATACTGTTGCAGATAATGCCTCTTGTGGTTATATAGTATTTGGTGGACAGTTTGCTAATCCAAGAGATATAGATTTAATGACTTGTGGAATTACACTAGAGAGAAATGGAGAACTTCTTCATACAGGAGCTGGAGCAGCTGCATTAGGAAGTCCTGTAAATGCAGTCGCTTGGCTTGCAAATACACTTGGAGAATTTGGTGTAGGTTTAAAAGCAGGAGAAGTTATCTTATCTGGTGCATTATGTGCTATGGTAACTATTCAAGCTGGTGATAATATGACAATAAATATTGGTGGAATTGGTTCTGCTTCGTGTAGATTTGTATAA
- a CDS encoding GlcG/HbpS family heme-binding protein, which produces MNIVVEKTISRQAAIEACLCAIEKAEELDIEINVSVTDNKGLEMAFIRMENSFIHSINIAKDKAYTSASFGFPTAQWTQIFKQMPHLEQGFSNRDRLIPFGGGLPIFENGVKVGAIGVSGGTEDEDIICAEYAIKKIGLE; this is translated from the coding sequence ATGAATATAGTAGTTGAGAAAACAATATCAAGGCAAGCAGCAATTGAAGCTTGTCTTTGTGCTATTGAAAAAGCCGAAGAATTAGATATTGAAATTAATGTATCTGTTACAGATAATAAAGGTTTAGAGATGGCTTTTATTAGAATGGAAAACTCTTTTATCCACTCTATTAATATAGCTAAAGATAAAGCTTATACAAGTGCTAGTTTTGGTTTTCCAACTGCACAGTGGACACAAATTTTTAAACAGATGCCTCATTTAGAGCAAGGTTTTTCAAATAGGGATAGATTGATCCCTTTTGGTGGAGGATTACCAATTTTTGAAAATGGTGTTAAAGTTGGTGCGATTGGTGTTTCTGGTGGAACAGAAGACGAAGATATAATTTGTGCAGAGTATGCAATTAAAAAAATAGGATTAGAATAA
- a CDS encoding 2Fe-2S iron-sulfur cluster-binding protein: protein MKYDVFVKDKIQTQKCTEDKNLMDSLYVFKDLVPKACHNGACGLCKIKVHKGFFIKDKMNRKHISQEEENDNILLACKVFPKCDMEIEFISKKNDSILNLRRAK, encoded by the coding sequence TTGAAATATGATGTTTTTGTGAAAGATAAAATTCAAACTCAAAAATGTACTGAAGATAAAAACTTGATGGATAGTTTATATGTATTCAAAGATTTAGTGCCAAAAGCTTGTCACAATGGTGCTTGTGGTTTATGTAAAATCAAAGTTCATAAAGGTTTTTTTATTAAAGACAAAATGAATAGAAAACATATATCTCAAGAGGAGGAGAACGACAATATTTTATTGGCTTGTAAAGTTTTTCCAAAATGTGATATGGAAATCGAATTCATATCAAAAAAGAACGATAGCATACTTAATTTAAGGAGAGCAAAATGA
- a CDS encoding malate dehydrogenase — protein MSYKRVGIVGVGNVGSSIAYNLAFQDICDEILLKDIREDFTKAVALDISQAISSINSKTTIKATCSDEEFKDCDIVVITAGIARKPNMSRDDLLFTNAKIMNSIVQNVVKYNKDSILIIVSNPLDAMVYCALKASNFPRNRVLGMAGILDSSRMSYFIKKKIGYKKIEAMVLGGHGDDMVPLIKHTKVDGIPLDEVLNENEIEDIIEKTKNGGIEIVKLLQTGSAYFAPAQATVLMLEAILEDKKTAYPCAVNLEGEYGYKDVVTGVPIVLGEKGVLQIIEMELSSKEKKEFANSVNSVKTLIKKLEENI, from the coding sequence TTGAGTTATAAAAGAGTTGGAATAGTTGGTGTTGGAAATGTAGGTTCATCAATAGCTTATAATTTAGCATTTCAAGATATATGTGATGAGATTTTATTAAAAGATATAAGAGAAGATTTTACAAAAGCTGTTGCTTTAGATATCTCTCAAGCCATTAGTTCTATAAACTCTAAAACTACAATAAAAGCAACTTGTAGTGATGAAGAGTTTAAGGATTGTGATATTGTAGTTATTACAGCAGGAATTGCTAGAAAACCTAATATGAGTAGAGATGATTTGCTTTTTACAAATGCAAAAATAATGAATTCAATTGTACAAAATGTTGTTAAATATAATAAAGATTCAATTTTAATAATAGTATCAAATCCACTAGATGCTATGGTTTATTGTGCCTTAAAAGCTTCAAATTTTCCAAGAAATAGAGTTTTAGGAATGGCTGGAATTTTAGATAGTTCTAGAATGTCATATTTTATAAAAAAGAAAATTGGATACAAAAAAATAGAAGCTATGGTTTTAGGTGGACATGGAGATGATATGGTTCCTCTTATAAAACATACAAAAGTGGATGGGATACCTTTAGATGAAGTTTTAAATGAAAATGAGATAGAAGATATTATAGAGAAAACAAAAAATGGTGGTATAGAAATAGTAAAACTTCTTCAAACAGGTTCAGCATATTTCGCACCAGCTCAAGCAACAGTTTTAATGCTTGAAGCAATATTAGAAGATAAAAAAACAGCTTACCCTTGTGCTGTTAATCTTGAAGGTGAATATGGATATAAAGATGTAGTAACAGGAGTTCCTATTGTTTTAGGAGAAAAAGGTGTTCTACAAATTATAGAAATGGAACTTTCAAGTAAAGAAAAAAAAGAGTTTGCAAACTCAGTAAACTCAGTAAAAACTTTGATTAAAAAGTTAGAAGAAAATATTTAA
- a CDS encoding phenol hydroxylase subunit P4: MAIQSIGEYPIIMKDDVKNFHGNQLVYLYWYGHRVVSSPRAFPLSPDMPFGAIISDLIPITYKIEPDYENLDFDKTEVIWEIDGKRVNPDFSKSLKDNGVGHKSFITFITPSLVGKVGA, from the coding sequence ATGGCAATTCAATCAATCGGAGAATATCCAATTATAATGAAAGATGATGTGAAAAATTTTCATGGAAATCAGTTAGTTTATCTTTATTGGTATGGACATAGGGTAGTATCTTCTCCTAGAGCTTTTCCTTTATCTCCTGATATGCCTTTTGGTGCAATAATTTCGGATTTAATTCCTATAACATATAAAATTGAACCAGATTATGAAAATTTGGATTTTGATAAAACTGAAGTTATTTGGGAAATAGATGGAAAAAGAGTAAATCCTGATTTCTCAAAAAGTTTAAAAGATAATGGTGTAGGACATAAATCTTTTATAACATTTATAACACCTTCTTTAGTAGGGAAAGTAGGAGCATAA
- a CDS encoding ferritin family protein, with product MELNIASIEIEPKRHTYKHVAKRLGEDRPASRYEEAVLDAQPTENFHYRPQWEPEFEIYDKNRTKIKMNDWYDLLDPRKFHYMSYVSTRASQNAANEQSFEFIEKRGLVNFIKKDNLQKVYDYLTPLRHYEYGANMNNLTIVDRVYGTAMMSACLFHAEDRIGMAQHITKIILLLSENDVSKLDAGKEAWLNCPKWQGLRKAVEDSLVEKDPIRLFVKQNIVFDAFVIPLMINEFSKELIQNDEMTFSMLSEFIVSCYEETVKWLDSVLKVMVNESNENRELLTSWIKEDIEIIENSMESLATFSSNPKESISRVKLELIERLNKSGISL from the coding sequence ATGGAATTAAATATTGCAAGTATTGAAATTGAACCAAAAAGACATACATATAAACATGTTGCTAAAAGGTTAGGTGAAGATAGACCAGCTTCAAGATATGAAGAAGCTGTTCTTGATGCACAACCAACTGAGAATTTTCATTATAGACCACAATGGGAACCTGAATTTGAAATCTATGATAAAAATAGAACAAAAATTAAAATGAATGATTGGTATGATTTATTAGACCCAAGAAAGTTTCATTATATGTCATATGTTTCAACAAGAGCTTCACAAAATGCCGCAAATGAGCAAAGTTTTGAGTTTATTGAAAAAAGAGGTTTAGTTAATTTTATTAAAAAAGATAATTTACAAAAAGTATATGATTATTTAACACCATTAAGACATTATGAATATGGTGCAAATATGAATAATCTTACAATTGTAGATAGAGTTTATGGAACAGCTATGATGAGTGCTTGTCTATTTCATGCAGAAGATAGAATTGGAATGGCTCAACATATAACAAAAATTATTTTACTTCTTAGTGAGAATGATGTTTCAAAATTAGATGCAGGAAAGGAAGCTTGGTTAAATTGTCCTAAATGGCAAGGTTTAAGAAAAGCTGTTGAAGATTCACTTGTAGAAAAAGACCCAATTAGATTATTTGTTAAACAAAATATTGTTTTTGACGCTTTTGTAATTCCTTTGATGATTAATGAGTTTTCAAAAGAGTTAATACAAAATGATGAAATGACATTTTCAATGTTGAGTGAATTTATAGTTTCTTGTTATGAAGAGACAGTTAAATGGCTAGATAGTGTTTTAAAAGTTATGGTAAATGAATCAAATGAAAATAGAGAATTATTAACTTCTTGGATAAAAGAGGATATAGAAATTATTGAAAATTCAATGGAATCACTAGCTACATTTTCAAGTAATCCTAAAGAATCAATATCAAGAGTGAAGCTTGAATTAATTGAAAGATTAAATAAATCAGGAATAAGTTTATAA